The Oxalobacteraceae bacterium OTU3CINTB1 genome includes a window with the following:
- a CDS encoding DNA-deoxyinosine glycosylase, which yields MPDDTDLISPALTGLAPVVDARTRILVLGSFPGAASLAAQQYYAHPRNLLWPILSALTGEPLAQLPYAERLPRLLAHGFGLWDVLGACEREGSLDSAIRKPAANDFARLRELCPLLETVGFNGQTSGKFALQFAAEGYRTVVLPSTSPAHASLSLAEKLERWRSLL from the coding sequence ATGCCCGACGACACCGATTTGATCTCCCCGGCGCTGACCGGCCTCGCGCCCGTGGTCGACGCGCGCACGCGCATCCTGGTGCTGGGCAGTTTTCCCGGCGCCGCCTCGCTGGCCGCTCAGCAGTATTACGCGCATCCGCGCAATTTGCTGTGGCCGATCCTGTCGGCGTTGACGGGGGAGCCGCTGGCGCAATTGCCGTATGCCGAGCGGTTGCCGCGGCTGCTGGCGCATGGGTTCGGGCTGTGGGATGTGCTGGGGGCGTGCGAGCGCGAAGGCAGCCTCGACTCGGCGATCCGCAAGCCGGCGGCCAACGACTTCGCGCGGCTGCGCGAGCTGTGTCCGTTGTTGGAGACGGTCGGCTTCAACGGGCAGACGTCGGGCAAGTTCGCGCTGCAATTCGCGGCGGAGGGCTATCGCACTGTGGTGCTGCCGTCGACCTCGCCGGCCCATGCTTCGCTTTCCTTGGCGGAAAAACTAGAGCGCTGGAGAAGCCTGCTGTGA
- a CDS encoding DUF962 domain-containing protein: MPQPRTIDLLLAKYSESHLNPTNEMIHFICVPVIVFTLLGLVWAIHPLAAVAVTVASLVYYLTLSKPFALGMLVMAAVMLAVLAALPQQAVLPLSLAIFVLAWIGQFIGHKIEGKKPSFFDDLRFLLIGPLFVLGFLYRRFRLAY; the protein is encoded by the coding sequence ATGCCGCAACCGCGCACCATCGATCTGTTGCTCGCCAAGTACAGCGAGAGCCATCTGAATCCTACCAACGAAATGATCCACTTCATCTGCGTGCCGGTCATCGTGTTCACCTTGCTGGGGCTGGTATGGGCGATCCATCCGCTGGCCGCCGTCGCGGTCACCGTGGCGTCGCTGGTCTACTACCTCACCTTGTCCAAACCCTTCGCGCTGGGCATGCTGGTGATGGCCGCCGTCATGCTCGCCGTGCTGGCCGCGCTGCCGCAACAGGCGGTGCTGCCGCTGTCGCTGGCGATCTTCGTGCTGGCGTGGATCGGCCAGTTCATCGGCCACAAGATCGAAGGCAAAAAGCCGTCGTTTTTCGACGACCTGCGCTTCCTGCTGATCGGGCCGCTGTTCGTACTGGGCTTTTTGTACCGCCGCTTCCGGCTTGCCTACTGA
- a CDS encoding EamA family transporter: protein MSSPLLFAIACMIWGSTFFAITLQLGDVAPAVSVAYRFGLSAAALFAWCAVRGDKLMLPWRAQRWLMLQGCATFALSYICTYSSEQYLVSGLVAVLFALMVFWSPILNRVAFGTPVSWRTWNAGIIAVAGVTLLFFHSIQGAWRDIMTGGEGHFLLGLGLALTATIASTVGNLMVVKVRVESSNVLLTMAWSMMWGTLIVAAWVLASGQSFTLSSEPKYWGGLLYLSLFGSVIAFAAYFTLIHRIGSDKAVYITVVTPVISVLLSIQLEHFRPGPLEWIGMVLCLASVAWALKSDSPVIKESAEAA from the coding sequence ATGTCCTCGCCACTGCTCTTCGCTATCGCCTGCATGATCTGGGGCTCCACTTTCTTCGCCATCACCTTGCAACTGGGCGACGTCGCGCCGGCCGTCTCGGTGGCCTACCGCTTCGGCCTGTCCGCCGCCGCGCTGTTCGCCTGGTGCGCGGTGCGCGGCGACAAATTGATGCTGCCCTGGCGCGCCCAGCGCTGGCTGATGCTGCAGGGCTGCGCGACCTTCGCGCTCAGTTACATCTGCACCTATTCGTCGGAGCAATACCTGGTGTCGGGGCTGGTGGCCGTCCTGTTCGCGTTGATGGTGTTCTGGAGTCCCATCCTCAACCGCGTCGCCTTCGGCACGCCGGTCAGCTGGCGCACCTGGAACGCCGGCATCATCGCCGTCGCCGGCGTCACCTTGCTGTTCTTCCACTCCATCCAGGGCGCGTGGCGCGACATCATGACCGGCGGCGAAGGCCATTTCCTGCTCGGCCTCGGACTGGCGCTGACGGCCACCATCGCCAGCACCGTCGGCAACCTGATGGTCGTCAAGGTGCGCGTGGAGTCGTCCAACGTGCTGCTGACGATGGCCTGGTCGATGATGTGGGGCACGCTGATCGTCGCCGCCTGGGTGCTAGCCAGCGGTCAGTCGTTCACCTTGTCGAGCGAACCGAAGTACTGGGGCGGGCTGCTCTACCTGTCGCTGTTCGGCTCGGTCATCGCGTTCGCCGCCTATTTCACCTTGATCCACCGCATCGGTTCGGACAAGGCCGTCTATATCACCGTCGTCACGCCGGTGATCTCGGTACTGTTGTCGATCCAGCTCGAACACTTCCGTCCCGGACCGCTGGAATGGATCGGCATGGTATTGTGCTTGGCAAGCGTCGCCTGGGCGCTCAAATCCGATTCCCCCGTCATAAAAGAAAGTGCAGAAGCAGCCTGA
- a CDS encoding GNAT family N-acetyltransferase has product MNNSDLTIRPAEPADVSAIFGMIFELAVFEKLEHMVVANESMLHESLFGDKPGCEALVGEANGEVVAFALFFHNFSTFLCKKGLYLEDLYVKQACRGRGYGKQMLVALARLAVERNCGRFEWSVLDWNTNAIKLYEGMGATVMPEWRICRVTGEALTELSAQA; this is encoded by the coding sequence ATGAACAACTCCGACCTGACCATCCGCCCGGCCGAGCCGGCCGACGTCTCCGCCATTTTCGGCATGATCTTCGAGCTGGCGGTGTTTGAAAAACTCGAACACATGGTCGTGGCCAACGAGTCCATGCTGCATGAAAGCCTGTTCGGCGACAAACCGGGCTGCGAGGCGCTGGTCGGCGAGGCCAACGGCGAGGTCGTCGCCTTCGCGCTGTTCTTCCACAACTTTTCCACCTTCCTGTGCAAAAAGGGCCTGTACCTGGAGGATTTGTACGTCAAGCAAGCCTGTCGCGGCCGGGGCTACGGCAAGCAGATGCTGGTGGCGCTGGCGCGCCTGGCGGTCGAACGCAACTGCGGCCGCTTCGAATGGTCGGTGCTGGACTGGAACACCAACGCCATCAAACTCTACGAGGGCATGGGCGCGACCGTCATGCCGGAGTGGCGCATCTGCCGCGTCACCGGCGAAGCGCTGACCGAGCTGTCGGCGCAGGCGTAA
- a CDS encoding ABC transporter permease subunit, with amino-acid sequence MIGGATAAQEADTLHVGSKRFTESYILGEVLTQTAAPHAKVTHMQGLGNTAIVLAALQAGRIDVYPEYLGTIDLEILKHTKPAPLEQIRRELAPMGLGVAVPLGFNNTYALATRGDAEGVHKLSDLAARDKLRFGLSHEFIGRADGWPGLAARYGLKQRPEGLDHGIAYEALMQRQVDVIDIYSTDAKIRQYGLRVLDDDGAYFPRYDAVLLYRLDAARRFPAAWKAIGQLEGRISADDMIAMNAAAEIDGKSFTHIARDWLAARAAKAAGTSAAATDAKAPPAARDGLLAKIFDKNLWPLTRQHLTLVLFAVAMACVIGIPLGVMAAVFPRLRQLVLGLTGVLQTVPSLALLALLIPLLGRIGTVPALVALVVYALLPIVRNTCTGLLQVSAGLRMAALALGLRPSQRMMLVELPLALPVILAGVKTAAVLSVGTATIAAFIGAGGYGERITIGLALNDNDMLLAGAIPAAVLALLTQAVFELLERFAVRSRSQRP; translated from the coding sequence ATGATCGGCGGCGCGACCGCCGCGCAGGAAGCGGATACGCTGCACGTCGGCTCCAAGCGTTTCACCGAATCCTATATCCTTGGCGAGGTGCTCACGCAGACGGCCGCGCCGCACGCCAAGGTCACGCACATGCAGGGGCTGGGTAATACCGCCATCGTGCTGGCGGCCTTGCAGGCAGGCCGCATCGACGTTTATCCGGAATACCTGGGCACCATCGATCTGGAGATTCTCAAGCACACCAAGCCCGCGCCGCTGGAGCAGATACGGCGGGAACTGGCGCCGATGGGGCTGGGCGTGGCGGTGCCGCTGGGGTTCAACAACACCTATGCGCTGGCGACGCGCGGCGACGCCGAGGGCGTGCACAAGCTGAGCGACCTGGCCGCGCGCGACAAGCTGCGTTTCGGGCTGTCGCATGAGTTCATCGGCCGCGCCGACGGCTGGCCGGGCCTGGCCGCCCGCTACGGGTTGAAGCAGCGGCCGGAGGGCCTCGATCACGGCATCGCCTACGAGGCCTTGATGCAGCGCCAGGTCGACGTCATCGATATCTATTCGACCGACGCCAAGATACGCCAGTACGGGCTGCGGGTGCTCGACGATGACGGCGCCTACTTCCCGCGCTACGACGCCGTGCTGCTGTACCGGCTCGATGCGGCGCGGCGCTTTCCCGCCGCTTGGAAGGCGATCGGCCAGCTGGAGGGACGTATCAGTGCGGACGACATGATCGCCATGAACGCCGCCGCCGAAATCGACGGCAAGAGCTTTACCCATATCGCGCGCGACTGGCTGGCGGCGCGCGCCGCGAAGGCCGCCGGAACGTCCGCCGCCGCCACCGATGCCAAAGCGCCGCCGGCCGCGCGCGACGGCCTGCTGGCCAAGATCTTCGACAAAAATCTGTGGCCGCTCACGCGCCAGCATCTGACGCTGGTGCTGTTCGCGGTGGCGATGGCGTGCGTGATCGGCATTCCGCTGGGCGTGATGGCGGCGGTGTTCCCGCGCCTTCGGCAACTGGTGTTGGGATTGACTGGCGTGCTGCAAACCGTGCCGTCGCTTGCCCTGTTGGCGCTGCTGATCCCGCTGTTGGGGCGCATCGGCACCGTGCCGGCGCTGGTGGCGCTGGTGGTCTACGCGCTGCTGCCGATCGTGCGTAACACCTGCACCGGCCTGTTGCAGGTGTCGGCGGGGCTGCGCATGGCGGCGCTGGCGCTGGGCCTGCGGCCGTCGCAACGTATGATGCTGGTGGAGCTGCCGCTGGCCCTGCCGGTAATCCTCGCCGGCGTCAAGACGGCGGCGGTGCTGAGCGTGGGCACGGCGACCATCGCGGCCTTTATCGGCGCGGGCGGCTACGGCGAGCGCATCACCATCGGCCTGGCGCTCAACGACAACGACATGCTGCTGGCCGGCGCCATTCCGGCGGCCGTGCTGGCGTTGCTGACACAGGCGGTGTTCGAGCTGCTGGAGCGGTTTGCCGTCCGTTCCCGGTCACAGCGACCGTAG